The genomic DNA ATGAAAAAGATCTGTTTAATTACAGCTTCCATAAAGCATCTGAAAAATCTAAACCATTAGACAAAAGTCTTGACCCAATCTCAGGCCACATCGTTAAATGGCTTGATAGTGAGATCAAACAATTAATTAAGTCTCTTGATGAAAACCCTAGATCAAGATTTCGATTGCAATATGAtggtattaaaaaaaggaaaaatgtggTATGACCTGTTTTTATATAATCAAACATCTCAGCCATTTAAGAAAACATGGAGACAAACATTTTCAGTATTCTAGGAACTTACATCATAATAGCAGTCGATGCCTCATGAAGATCAACTTGACCTACAGAGCAATTCCACAGGTATAAGTTGTGACATGAAGGAAATATATTGTCATGTGGCAAAATCTCACAATATGCAGAGGAGCAGGCTTTGATATTGATTAAGCATTTTCTTATCTACTCAGtgaaaaacaaagtgaaaacCACAGGGAAGCTAAACTAaacactactattactactactactcgaGTTGATGTTTACAGATTGAATTGAATCACCTAGTGTCATTGATAACACAGAGAAACAACACAGAGCCTAGCTGATAATCTGCTGATGCCTTTCAGTTAATATACCCTGCTGAGCTGATCTATTGAACATTGATTTAGGCCTGGAACAAATCAAGACTTTGATCGACCAGAGTATTGCAAATGTGTACccaattgcattttatttctaaGTAGTAGATTCTTATCAAACTGAGTGTAAATGAATGTATGTTGCGGAGCCACACTCACTATTGCAGTGTTGTCCTTACCCAATGATGTATTCAGGCACAGTTTGGTTTTGCAGACAGCAGCGACCTTCAGTCACAAAGCTGGCGTTGGGCCTGCAAAGATCCCCCACTGCCGTGCCATTGCGCAGATCCCCCGGACACAGGCTGCACACCTGGAAacaagcacagagagagagaacagcagcagcaattATCATACACATAACATTTGATCTATAATATTGTGTCCTGCCCTTTGTATTAGAGATAATAAAAGAACACAATattgcatatacacacacagcctgaaaaGAAAGGAGCCTATATATTGGATGGATCTCACAACAGTCTGTACCCTGGTTATTGgtttacaaaaaacaatactGCGTTTTTAGTGATTTTCTTTGTTACTGTGTTAGAACAATCGAAGGGTCATGCAGACACAAAGTAACACTCAATAGACAACAGATACACATGTGTCACActgattgtattgtttttcctaCCTAGTATGCGGTGTGCTGATCCGCAGCCAcaccacacactgaacacagtacAGAGTAACAACTGTCAACAAAAGCTGTGTCTGAAATTGCCCACTTGTTCACTCATGCACTATTCCCTATATAGTGAGTGGCAGTGAGTGCACTGTATTTCAGCAGTGAGTGAACCAAAGCGAGCGATTTCAGATGCTGACGTAAATTCCCTTTCACACATTTCACCTGTGTGGCTTCATGAATTTTATCTCTgtaatctttatatatatagggaaaaaagtatttgatcccctgctgattttgtacgttttcaatgccctggctgagggaaggaggttctcacccaagatttgacggtacgtggccccgtccatcgtccctttgatgcggtgcagttgtcctgtccccttagcagaaaaacagccccaaagcataatgtttccacctccatgtttgacggtggggatggtgttcttggggtcataggcagcattcctcctcctccaaacactgcgagttgagttgatgccaaagagctcgattttggtctcatctgaccaaaacactttcacccagttctcctctgaatcattcagatgttcattggcaaacttcagacgggcctgtacatctgctttcttgagcagggggaccttgcgggcgctgcaggatttcagtccttcactgcatagtgtgttaccaattgttttcttggtgactatggtcccagctgccttgagatcattaacaagatcctcccatgtagttctgggctgattcctcaccgttctcatgatcattgaaactccacgaggtgagatcttgcatggagccccagaccgagggagactgacagttattttgtgtttcttccatttgcgaataatcgcaccagctgttgtcaccttctcaccaagctgcttggcgatggtcttgtagcccattccagtctacaatgttgtccctgacatccttggacagctctttggtcttggccatggtggagagtttggaatctgattgatcgattgcttctgtggacaggtgtcttttatacaggtaacgagctgagattaggagcagtcctgtataaaagacacctgggagccagaaatcttgctgattgataggggatcaaatacttatttccctcattaacatggaaatcaatttataacttttttgaaatgcgtttttctggatttttttgttgttattctgtctctcactgttaaaatacacctaccattaaaattatagactgatcatttctttgtcagtgggcaaacgtacaaaatcagcaggggatcaaatacttttttccctcactgtatatacactcacctaaaggattattaggaacaccatactaatactgtgtttgaccccctttcgccttcagaactgccttaattctacgtggcattgattcaacaaggtgctgaaagcattctttagaaatgttggcccatattgataggatagcatcttgcagttgatggagatttgtgggatgcacatccagggcacgaagctcccgttccaccacatcccaaagatgctctattgggttgagatctggtgattgtgggggccagtttagtacagtgaactggttatttcagtcaaagttgctcttctatcagcttgaatcagtcggcccattctcctctgacctctagcatcaacaaggcattttcgcccacaggactgccgcatactggatgtttttcccttttcacaccattctttgtaaaccctagaaatggttgtgcgtgaaaatcccagtaactgagcagattgtgaaatactccgaccggcccgtctggcaccaacaaccatgccacgctcaaaattgcttaaatcacctttctttcccattcagacattcagtttggagttcaggagattgtcttgaccaggaccacacccctaaatgcattgaagcaactgccatgtgattggttggttagataattgcattaatgagaaattgaacaggtgttcctaataatcctttaggtgagtgtatatatatatatatatatatatatttatatatatatatatacatacttttACAATATGCAATTCAATATTTTACTGTGCATACCCCTggcattgtgttttatttttgcattaatacaaaaaatgaatcataatacaattaatcttTTCAAAACTGgtaatttgttatgattattacatAAATGATAGATACAATAATTCATAAAAAGATAATAGGACTGTTTGTTTCCAGTGTTTGCATCCGccatttgcaatttatttttgcactCTGTCGCCGTCTCCGCGTTGGATTATGGGAAATAGGGGTCGGAGAGTGTACATCGTTAGATCAGATTGCATTGTAGGTAAGAATGAGTGAACAAATGTAGGGAATGAGATGTAGGGAATTAATTCATACACCACTACAAAATGGCTGACACCCGAAATAGTGCACAATTCCACAGATCCCATTGGTGGGGCTGCGCAGAACTTcagacatctgcgctacacgaatgCTACcatacaactactactactactactactactactactactactactactactactactactactactactactaataataataataataaaacaggatGTGGAAAACAGAGCAATGCCAATTGAGAAGTGTTATTGCGGAACCTGTATGGATGGCTGTTCCTGGTTGATTATAAAATCGATATTGGTTCCTACAGTATCTTTTTTGCTTCTACTTAATAAGaacaacaactactactactactactactactactactactactactactattactactactactacgatgatgatgatgatgatgagattAAATAATCTACTAGTTATTATGTAACCTGCTGCCCTCTTTCTATGTAACTATTTTATGTACTGTAAGCTACAATTTGCGAGTTGTGGCATAAATGCTGCCTCTTCTTgtattatacaccgatcagtcataacattatgaccacctgcctaatgttgtgtaggtccccctttgccaccaaaacagccctgacccgtcgtggcatggactccactagacctctgaaggtgtgctgtggtatctggcaccaagacgttagcagcagatcctttaagtcctgtaagttgtgaggtggggcctccatggatcggacgtgtttgtccagcacatcccacagacgattgtattgagatctggggaatttggaggccaagtcaacaccttgaactcatgattcatcagaccaggccaccttcttccattgctccgttgtccagttctgatgctcacgtgcccattgtaggcgcttttggcagtggacaggggtcagcatgggcaccctgactggtctgcggctacgcaaccccatacgcaacaaactgcaatgcactgtgtgttctgacacctttctattagaaccagcattcactttttcagcaatttgagttacagtagctcgtctgttggatcggaccacacgggccaggctttgctccccacgtgcatcaatgagccttggccacccatgaccctgtcgccggttcatcgcttttccttccttggaccacttttgataggtactgaccactgcagactgggaacaccccacatgaactgcagttttggagatgctctgactcagtcgtctagccatcacaatttggcccttgtcaaagtcactcagatccttacgcttgcccatttttcctgcttctaacacatcaactttgaggacaaaatgttcacttgctgcctaatatatcccacccacctgtcagtgatcataatgttaaggctgatcggtgtatatccatcaatatataatttaatctcAGTTACTCACTCAAGGCTAACCTTGTaacaaaatataatgttatataaCTATACATAGTTTATTTCACAAAGAGAGGCATTATTTTTAGGGAAATAACAGGTATAGTATATATTTTGGTTAATGGAGTTAATAAAGTGAAAATAGGAACCACCCTGCTAACActcaatgttgccacaacattgtagcaacATCATTTACGTTCCCACAATGTTGTATAATGTTGttgcaacgttgtgtgttagctgggcaGTCCATAACATTGAATTCTGTTTCAGATCTATCCATGGCGAAGAGATATCTTCGGGATGTttgaacctttttttttaaataaggtaATTAAACTTCAAACATTGGTCAAAAGAACGATGATGTAGAGTGTTATGGGCAGATGAAAGCATATTTTATCTGATGGGCTCACTtggtaaaaatacagaaacagtgTAGTATCTGTTGTAAATCATGGAGTTGGGGATCAGGTTCTGAAATGTGTTGGCATACAAACAAGAGAGGTAGTGAAGGTAGAAGGTTAATTTGTAAAGTAACAACATTCAGTTTTTCAGCTTCATACAGTAACATCAGGAAGACCGTTTCTATTGTGAAATGTTTGTTGTGTACTCAGTAGTGACAAGGAAAACACAGCCAATCGAAGACTAAATCATTCAAACCAGAAGGaagaaaattaatgttttacagTGATGAGTGTGCTTCCCAGTTCCTCAACATTCAGCTCAATGAATAGACTTGAGAGGCTAGTAGCAGACCAGACATTTTGCTTTCTAGTCGCATGCTTGTGGGTACCTGTGCAAGTTGTGAGTGTGAATTTTGTGTGTAATAAAGATGGAGTGAATAGTCTGGTTGCTGATGCAGAATGGTGAAAACAAGATAGCTACTACTGGCCTCCCAAGTGGCTCAGTGGGTTAAAATGCAGACTGTGCCCTCTGAGCTGACGTTCACTAGTTTAAATCCAGCTCATGTCATTAGCCATTTGTGATCAGGAGAGCTCAGCAGCAGTGCACAATTGGTGCTCTGCCACCTGGGTTGGGGTGGGTTATATTGGCAGCACTTATCTTGGCTTGTCACTAATGAGTTTCTTCTACTGGCTCCTAGGTGCCTGCAGACTTGCAATACTGCTGGGAGAGATGTGCCTCTCCTACAATTGGTGTTGAACCTCTCATATGGGCTGTGTATCCTGCAGGTGGCTTGAGAATGGTCAGGAATGGAGGAGCCTGGTCTTGCTTCCTCACCCTCTGCATGTGAAGTGGTGGGAGTTGTAGTGAGATGCATTAACACAACTGAAGGTTCCAAAATTGGTGGGGGGGTGAATGTGATtgcaaattataaaataaaagatagCTAGGATATGTTCTTGTTATTTCTGGGGTGTAGATCAACACAGACCTTTTTAAGACCAATAAAGACCAACCAATTATTCATAGCTATGTCTATccatttaaacatatatatggttAACAGTCCCTTTCTTTGTTGCAGTCTTGGACAATTTAAAGATGTCTCCATACCTGACGAAATGTG from Amia ocellicauda isolate fAmiCal2 chromosome 1, fAmiCal2.hap1, whole genome shotgun sequence includes the following:
- the atraid gene encoding all-trans retinoic acid-induced differentiation factor; its protein translation is MSEQVCSLCPGDLRNGTAVGDLCRPNASFVTEGRCCLQNQTILPHDNIFPSCHNLYLWNCSVGQVDLHEASTAIMIDLSENPALNLSYSAFQGFTALQNLVLPPVLEGEFPFAEVFGILGISMVLVTAALWFTQRRKAKPF